TTAAAGGGGAGTGAATATAATGATAACTTTATAAATCCTAAAGGAACAACAGATACAAATAATAATGGTGGAATAAATGGTGGAATATCAAATGGAAATAAGATAGTATTTAGAGTAGCCATTAAACCCACTGCAAGTATATTTATGGAGCAAAAAACCTTTAATTTCAAAGAGGAAAAACTTATGCCTCTTAAAATAGAAGGGCGTCATGACGTTGCATTTGTTCTTAGGGTTCCCGTGGTCATAGAAGCGGTTACAAATATAGTTTTAGCAGATTTATTACTACAAAACATAAATAGATAAAAAATAAGGAGGAAAAATGGGAAAACGTAATGATTATATAGATTGGGATGAATATTTTATGGGAGTTGCTATTCTTTCTTCCAAAAGAAGTAAGGATCCAGGAACTCAAGTGGGAGCTTGTATAGTAACTCCAGATAAGAGAATAGTTGGAGTGGGATATAATGGATTTCCAATGGGATGTTCTGATGATGATTTTCCTTGGGATAGAGAGGGAGACTTTTTAGATACTAAATATCCATTTGTTTGTCATGCAGAGATGAATGCCATATTAAATAGTATAAAAAGTTTAAAGGGATGTACAATATATGTGGATTTATTTCCATGTAATGAATGTGCAAAGAGTATAATTCAAAGTGGAATTAGAGAGATTGTTTATCTTTCAGATAAATATAGTGGAACTCCAAGTGATATAGCTTCTAAAAAAATGTTAGATGCTGCTGGGGTAAATTATAGAAAGTTAAAAAGTGAAATAGATCATTTAGTTTTAGATTTTAGAAAAAACTAAGTATAAAAAAAAGCCAAGGGAAATCTTGGCTTTATTTTTTAAACTTATTCCAGAAAGAGGGTTTACTTGCCTTTTTCATTTTTTGCTGTTCCTTCATTTCATTGTAGTAGTTGGACCAGTTTGGATTATTTTTCATATTTTGTTTCATCTGCTTCATATATTGATATGTTGTCTTAGCAGTTTTAAACTTATATTTAATATTATTTTTAATATCAACAATAGTCGTATAAATTCCCTTGAAGAAACCTATAAACTTATAGCCAGCTCTTTTTAAAGAGGTAAATTTATACACTTCCTTACAATTAGGGCATCTGTATTTAGCTACCTTATCATTAATTCTCATTTTCCCCTTACATTTTGGACATTTAATTATAAGTTTTCTCATTTTTTCTCTAACTCCTCATATATATCATCTAGATTAAATGTTTTTTTCTGCCAAATCTCTTGGGCCTTTATCCCTTGAGCTACTAGCATAT
The window above is part of the Cetobacterium ceti genome. Proteins encoded here:
- a CDS encoding TFIIB-type zinc ribbon-containing protein, with product MRKLIIKCPKCKGKMRINDKVAKYRCPNCKEVYKFTSLKRAGYKFIGFFKGIYTTIVDIKNNIKYKFKTAKTTYQYMKQMKQNMKNNPNWSNYYNEMKEQQKMKKASKPSFWNKFKK
- a CDS encoding deoxycytidylate deaminase, with amino-acid sequence MGKRNDYIDWDEYFMGVAILSSKRSKDPGTQVGACIVTPDKRIVGVGYNGFPMGCSDDDFPWDREGDFLDTKYPFVCHAEMNAILNSIKSLKGCTIYVDLFPCNECAKSIIQSGIREIVYLSDKYSGTPSDIASKKMLDAAGVNYRKLKSEIDHLVLDFRKN